From the Desulfovibrio sp. Huiquan2017 genome, one window contains:
- the cls gene encoding cardiolipin synthase yields MSFLLGLASLFYTVMEITGIITAIIAVRETRTPQGAVAWAISLVTFPIFSLPLYWIFGRSKFHGYVDAMRTGRAEFQRRIDKHHHVPPVTPLSERLSPHSPHTVFETLAESPFLGGNDMELLVNGPATFKAIFAAIEQAERYVLIQFYIVRDDDLGKELGELLLRKVRQGVSIRFLYDELGSYSTPAAYWETLRAAGIEAFPFHTTRGPGNRFQLNFRNHRKIVVVDGHTAFIGGHNVGTEYLGGKDNGYGGWRDTHARISGPAVLPIQVCFGKDWYWATSEIPDLDLTMPAKRGTAEVLALPTGPVDTLENCSIMFIQAIASAKKRFWIASPYFVPDTSVMKALQMASMRGVDVRIMLPRKPDHMLVYLAGFACLKELSRPGIRVFRYDDGFLHQKVFLADDTLAGVGTANLDNRSFRLNFEITMLIEDQDFCKSIEAMFLDDFHHCVETGLDEYDKKNILHQTIIRFARLLSPIL; encoded by the coding sequence ATGTCTTTTCTTCTCGGGCTGGCCAGCCTGTTCTATACAGTCATGGAGATCACGGGCATCATCACGGCCATCATCGCCGTACGCGAAACCCGCACCCCGCAGGGCGCCGTAGCCTGGGCCATCTCCCTGGTCACCTTCCCGATCTTCTCTCTGCCGCTCTATTGGATATTCGGCCGGTCCAAATTCCACGGCTACGTGGACGCCATGCGCACCGGCCGGGCCGAATTCCAGCGGCGCATCGACAAGCACCACCACGTGCCGCCCGTCACCCCGCTGTCCGAGCGTCTTTCCCCCCACTCGCCGCACACGGTCTTCGAGACCCTGGCCGAATCACCGTTTCTCGGCGGCAACGACATGGAACTGCTGGTCAACGGCCCGGCCACCTTCAAGGCCATCTTCGCCGCCATCGAGCAGGCCGAGCGCTACGTGCTCATCCAGTTCTACATCGTCCGCGACGACGACCTGGGCAAGGAGCTCGGGGAACTGCTCCTGCGCAAGGTCCGCCAGGGCGTCAGCATCCGTTTCCTCTACGACGAACTCGGCAGCTACTCGACCCCGGCCGCTTATTGGGAGACCCTGCGCGCCGCGGGCATCGAAGCCTTTCCCTTCCACACCACGCGCGGCCCGGGCAACCGCTTCCAGCTCAACTTCCGCAACCACCGCAAGATTGTAGTCGTCGACGGCCACACCGCTTTCATCGGCGGGCACAACGTGGGCACCGAGTATCTTGGCGGCAAGGACAACGGCTATGGCGGCTGGCGCGACACCCATGCCCGGATCAGCGGTCCGGCCGTACTGCCCATCCAGGTCTGCTTCGGCAAGGACTGGTACTGGGCCACCAGCGAGATCCCGGACCTCGACCTGACCATGCCCGCCAAGCGGGGCACGGCCGAGGTCCTGGCCCTGCCCACGGGCCCGGTGGACACCCTGGAGAACTGCTCGATCATGTTCATCCAGGCCATTGCCTCGGCCAAGAAACGGTTCTGGATCGCCAGCCCCTATTTCGTGCCCGACACCTCGGTCATGAAGGCCCTTCAGATGGCCTCCATGCGCGGGGTGGACGTGCGCATCATGCTCCCGCGCAAGCCCGACCACATGCTCGTCTACCTGGCCGGGTTCGCCTGCCTCAAGGAGTTGTCCCGGCCCGGCATACGAGTCTTCCGCTACGATGACGGATTTCTGCACCAAAAGGTCTTCCTGGCGGACGACACCCTGGCCGGGGTAGGCACGGCCAACCTCGACAACCGCTCCTTCCGGCTCAATTTCGAAATCACCATGCTCATCGAGGACCAGGACTTCTGCAAGAGCATCGAGGCGATGTTCCTCGACGACTTCCACCATTGCGTTGAAACCGGACTCGACGAATACGACAAGAAAAACATTCTTCACCAGACCATCATTCGCTTCGCCCGCCTCCTCTCGCCCATTTTGTAG
- a CDS encoding ABC transporter substrate-binding protein, which produces MIHRLLWVTVFSLVLAMAFQVRSALARDAVTFALFTRGWPPFEMVVNGEPKGAALDIFRVSMPEGVGTLVQMVPASRSVLRVSGSGVYTRLECREWMEDADLYLWSEPVLTLQTVLLSRRNRVVEYNSPADLHGLVIGCIKFYRYPEVEPLFRSGEAVRYDVNSDMVLLRMLKAGRVDVALFDQFTVRWIINKSSELSMKDFHFASRPLGRTELRFAFNRHPGWEARLPEVNERIRANQERGVYKRIMERY; this is translated from the coding sequence GTGATCCATAGGCTGCTTTGGGTAACGGTTTTTTCGTTGGTTCTGGCCATGGCGTTCCAGGTGCGCTCGGCTCTGGCCCGCGACGCCGTCACCTTCGCTCTGTTCACCAGGGGGTGGCCCCCCTTCGAGATGGTCGTCAACGGGGAGCCCAAGGGGGCGGCCCTGGACATCTTCCGGGTCTCCATGCCCGAAGGCGTCGGGACGCTCGTGCAGATGGTCCCGGCTTCGCGAAGCGTCTTGCGGGTATCGGGGAGCGGGGTTTACACCCGTCTGGAGTGCCGGGAATGGATGGAGGACGCCGATCTCTATCTGTGGAGCGAGCCCGTGCTGACCTTGCAGACCGTGCTGCTGTCCCGGCGGAACCGGGTGGTGGAGTACAACAGTCCGGCCGACTTGCACGGTCTGGTCATCGGCTGCATCAAATTCTACAGATACCCCGAGGTCGAACCGTTGTTCAGGAGCGGCGAGGCGGTTCGCTATGACGTGAACAGTGATATGGTCCTGTTGCGCATGCTCAAGGCGGGCCGGGTGGACGTGGCCCTGTTCGACCAATTTACGGTGCGTTGGATCATCAACAAATCCTCGGAGCTGTCCATGAAAGACTTTCATTTCGCCTCCAGGCCGCTCGGCCGCACGGAGCTGCGCTTCGCCTTCAACCGCCATCCGGGCTGGGAGGCCCGCCTGCCCGAGGTCAACGAGCGCATTCGGGCCAACCAGGAGCGCGGCGTCTACAAGCGGATCATGGAACGCTATTGA
- the dapB gene encoding 4-hydroxy-tetrahydrodipicolinate reductase: MTVDIVILGAKGRMGNMLVNQTLADGELNLVGACERKGNTDGMRYEDCEVADCLEDLLPKVPGAVIIDFTAPESSVAMAKTAAKHGNPAVIGTTGLSPEQQAELAESAKQVPLFWAPNMSVGINVLLKIMPLLVQALGESYDIELVETHHKMKKDSPSGTALKLAQVLAEARGWNYDDVKKHCRDGIIGERPKKEIGVQTLRGGDVVGEHTMFFFGPGERIEVTHRAHSRETFAAGALRAAKWLVGQKPGKLYSMADIF, encoded by the coding sequence ATGACTGTGGACATCGTTATCCTGGGGGCCAAGGGCCGCATGGGCAACATGTTGGTCAATCAGACTCTGGCCGACGGGGAATTGAATTTGGTGGGTGCGTGCGAACGCAAGGGCAATACGGACGGCATGCGGTATGAGGACTGTGAGGTTGCCGACTGCCTGGAGGATCTGCTGCCCAAGGTCCCGGGCGCGGTGATCATCGACTTTACGGCTCCGGAGTCGTCCGTGGCCATGGCCAAAACCGCCGCCAAACACGGTAACCCCGCCGTCATCGGCACCACCGGGTTGAGCCCCGAGCAACAGGCCGAACTGGCCGAGTCCGCCAAGCAGGTTCCGCTTTTCTGGGCGCCGAATATGTCCGTGGGCATCAACGTCCTGCTCAAGATCATGCCTTTGCTCGTCCAGGCCCTGGGTGAGAGCTACGATATCGAGCTCGTCGAGACCCATCACAAGATGAAAAAGGATTCCCCCAGCGGCACTGCCCTCAAACTGGCTCAGGTTTTGGCCGAGGCGCGTGGCTGGAACTACGACGACGTCAAGAAGCATTGCCGCGACGGCATCATCGGCGAGCGCCCCAAGAAGGAAATCGGCGTCCAGACCCTGCGCGGCGGCGACGTGGTCGGCGAACATACCATGTTCTTCTTCGGCCCCGGCGAGCGCATTGAAGTCACCCACCGTGCCCATTCCCGCGAGACCTTCGCCGCCGGTGCCCTGCGTGCCGCCAAATGGCTGGTCGGCCAGAAGCCCGGCAAGCTTTATTCCATGGCCGACATCTTCTAG
- a CDS encoding phenylacetate--CoA ligase, producing MIYDVKNETLPRDEMEALQLRRLKSLCERVYANVPFYKKKFDEKGVKPQDIKTLKDVTLLPFTVKQDLRDQYPFGMFAVPKDQIVRIHSSSGTTGTATVVGYTKRDIDNWGELVARCMMAAGASAADTVHNAYGYGLFTGGLGAHYGAEALGATVVPMSGGSTRRQVTLLKDFAPDVICCTPSYALFLAETGLEMGIDIRDLPLRIGIFGAEPWTNEMRAEIEKKLGITAIDIYGLSEVMGPGVAIECAAAQDGLHIQEDHFLAETIDPVTGDPVGPGEEGELVFTTLTKEGIPLIRYRTRDLTTLNYTPCKCGRTTARMKRVTGRSDDMLIIRGVNVFPSQIESILIDTEGLTPHYQLIVERQGNLDTLEVRVEVNESLFSDEIKSLQRVESKVMKNIKEFLGVTAKVKLVEPKSIERSLGKAKRIIDNRHKD from the coding sequence ATGATCTACGACGTGAAGAACGAGACCCTGCCCAGGGACGAAATGGAAGCGCTCCAACTGCGCAGACTTAAGTCGCTGTGCGAACGGGTCTACGCCAACGTCCCGTTCTACAAGAAAAAATTTGATGAAAAGGGGGTCAAACCCCAAGATATCAAAACCCTGAAGGACGTCACCCTGCTGCCCTTCACCGTCAAGCAGGATCTCCGTGACCAATACCCCTTCGGCATGTTCGCCGTGCCCAAGGATCAGATCGTCCGCATCCACTCCTCCTCCGGCACCACCGGTACGGCCACCGTGGTCGGCTACACCAAGCGCGACATCGACAATTGGGGAGAGCTCGTGGCCCGCTGCATGATGGCCGCGGGCGCATCCGCCGCCGACACGGTCCACAACGCCTATGGCTACGGCCTGTTCACGGGCGGCCTGGGCGCGCACTACGGGGCCGAGGCCTTGGGCGCCACCGTGGTTCCCATGTCCGGCGGCTCCACCCGCAGGCAGGTCACCCTGCTCAAGGATTTCGCCCCGGACGTCATCTGCTGCACGCCCTCATACGCCCTGTTCCTGGCCGAAACCGGCCTGGAGATGGGCATCGACATCCGGGACCTGCCCCTGCGCATCGGCATCTTCGGAGCCGAGCCGTGGACCAACGAGATGCGCGCAGAGATCGAAAAGAAGCTCGGCATCACGGCCATCGACATCTATGGCCTGTCCGAGGTCATGGGCCCCGGCGTGGCCATCGAATGCGCCGCCGCCCAGGACGGCCTGCACATTCAGGAGGATCACTTCCTGGCCGAGACCATCGACCCGGTCACCGGCGACCCTGTCGGCCCGGGCGAGGAAGGCGAGTTGGTCTTCACCACGCTGACCAAGGAAGGCATCCCGCTCATCCGCTACCGCACCCGCGACCTGACCACCCTGAACTACACGCCGTGCAAGTGCGGCCGCACCACCGCCCGCATGAAGCGCGTGACCGGCCGGTCCGACGACATGCTCATCATCCGGGGCGTCAACGTCTTCCCGTCCCAGATCGAATCCATCCTCATCGACACCGAGGGGCTGACGCCGCACTACCAGTTGATCGTTGAGCGCCAGGGCAACCTCGACACCCTGGAAGTCCGGGTGGAGGTCAACGAGTCCCTGTTCTCCGACGAGATCAAGAGTTTACAGCGTGTGGAATCGAAGGTAATGAAGAACATTAAGGAATTCCTCGGCGTCACCGCCAAGGTCAAACTGGTCGAACCCAAGAGCATCGAACGGTCTCTGGGCAAGGCCAAACGCATCATCGACAACCGTCACAAGGATTAG
- a CDS encoding Hpt domain-containing protein: MEKEIVDSKFLESMADRRPFMKRMFTVFISQEPKRIQHIKDALISGDVEMLRHLAHSLKGGAATIGVERVRECCLQLENACKSGDLNSAMALMDQLEEEMRQAYKFMFNYLAEQ, encoded by the coding sequence GTGGAAAAGGAAATAGTAGACAGCAAGTTTCTGGAATCCATGGCGGATCGTCGTCCGTTCATGAAGCGGATGTTCACCGTGTTCATCTCCCAGGAACCCAAAAGGATCCAGCACATCAAAGACGCGCTGATCTCAGGGGACGTGGAGATGCTGCGCCATCTGGCCCACTCCCTCAAAGGCGGTGCGGCCACCATCGGCGTGGAACGGGTGCGCGAATGTTGCCTGCAACTGGAGAACGCCTGCAAGTCTGGAGACTTGAACTCGGCCATGGCCCTCATGGACCAGCTCGAAGAAGAGATGCGCCAGGCCTACAAATTCATGTTCAATTACCTGGCCGAACAATAA
- a CDS encoding MATE family efflux transporter, with product MVQDNPTEPKRHPFLDRPNRTLFRMAVPVLFSLVAEPLTGLADTAFVARLPGSEPVAALGVGTMAFSAIFWAFTFLGVATQTEVAHGVGRGDDERAVKVVSLACLLAGGIGLVLLAASIWFLPFIAAVFGAEGVVNDFACEYMLYRLLGAPAVLVTLACFGGLRGAQDMHTPLYVAVGINLVNVVLDWLLIFGHGSFPAMGVAGAAIASTVSQWIGAFWCLIAVARTLGLTWHMRGAGLARLMRVGGDLFLRTGAVLVFLALCTRVANRFGADQGAAFQAIRQFFLFSALFLDAFAITGQSLVGYFLGASDRPQARSVARLVCWWSFGTGMFLCLAMLLGTDFVAWLLVPSAAHAAFGPAWLVVALSQPVGSLSFATDGIHWGTGDFAYLRNSMLAASAVGVACVLGVEMFRLQPVLVYIWLATALWAFIRAGFGLVRIWPGVGEAPLKG from the coding sequence GTGGTGCAGGACAACCCGACAGAACCGAAGCGACATCCTTTTCTGGACCGGCCCAATCGGACGCTTTTCCGTATGGCCGTGCCCGTGCTCTTTTCTTTGGTGGCCGAGCCGTTGACCGGGTTGGCCGACACGGCCTTTGTGGCCCGGTTGCCCGGTTCCGAGCCCGTGGCCGCGCTGGGGGTGGGCACCATGGCCTTTTCGGCCATCTTCTGGGCCTTCACGTTTCTGGGCGTCGCCACCCAGACCGAGGTGGCGCACGGCGTGGGCCGGGGCGACGACGAACGGGCGGTCAAAGTGGTTTCCCTGGCCTGTCTGCTGGCGGGCGGGATCGGGCTGGTTTTGCTGGCCGCGTCCATTTGGTTCCTGCCGTTCATCGCGGCCGTGTTCGGGGCCGAGGGAGTGGTCAACGACTTTGCCTGCGAATACATGTTGTATCGCCTGCTGGGCGCGCCCGCCGTGCTGGTCACCCTGGCCTGTTTCGGCGGGCTGCGCGGCGCTCAGGACATGCACACGCCGCTCTACGTCGCCGTGGGCATCAATCTGGTCAACGTGGTCCTGGACTGGCTGCTTATCTTCGGGCACGGCTCGTTCCCGGCCATGGGCGTGGCCGGCGCGGCTATCGCCAGCACGGTCAGCCAGTGGATCGGGGCGTTCTGGTGTCTGATCGCGGTAGCCCGCACCCTGGGACTGACCTGGCACATGCGCGGCGCGGGGCTGGCCCGCCTCATGCGCGTGGGCGGCGACCTGTTTCTGCGCACCGGGGCGGTGCTGGTCTTTCTTGCTCTGTGCACCCGTGTGGCCAACCGATTCGGCGCTGACCAGGGCGCGGCCTTCCAGGCCATCCGGCAGTTCTTCCTCTTTTCGGCCTTGTTTCTCGACGCCTTCGCCATAACCGGCCAGAGCCTGGTGGGCTATTTCCTGGGGGCGAGCGACCGGCCCCAGGCGCGTTCGGTGGCCCGATTGGTCTGTTGGTGGAGCTTCGGCACGGGTATGTTCCTATGCCTGGCCATGCTGCTCGGTACCGACTTCGTGGCCTGGCTGCTGGTGCCTTCGGCAGCCCATGCGGCCTTCGGGCCTGCCTGGCTTGTGGTCGCCCTGTCCCAGCCCGTCGGCTCCTTGTCCTTCGCCACGGACGGCATCCACTGGGGTACGGGGGATTTCGCCTATCTGCGCAACAGCATGCTGGCGGCCTCGGCCGTAGGCGTGGCGTGCGTTCTGGGCGTGGAAATGTTCCGGCTGCAACCCGTGTTGGTCTATATCTGGCTGGCCACGGCCCTGTGGGCGTTTATCCGGGCCGGGTTCGGTCTGGTGCGCATCTGGCCCGGCGTGGGCGAGGCGCCGCTGAAGGGATAG
- a CDS encoding ACT domain-containing protein encodes MKVDQLSIFLENRAGRLAEVTRILSEAGVNIRALSLADTSDFGILRLIVSDFEKAKTKLKEAGFTVGRTSVVAVEVNDQPGGLNAILSMLQEAGINVEYMYAFVQQSGDSAILIFRFDRTDQGIELLRKNNINIIPGDKLYTM; translated from the coding sequence ATGAAAGTCGATCAACTCTCCATATTTCTGGAAAACCGGGCCGGACGTCTGGCCGAAGTCACCCGCATCCTGTCCGAGGCGGGGGTGAATATCCGCGCCTTGTCCCTGGCCGACACCTCGGACTTCGGCATCCTGCGCCTGATCGTGTCCGACTTCGAGAAGGCCAAAACCAAACTGAAGGAAGCGGGCTTCACCGTAGGCCGCACCTCGGTGGTGGCCGTGGAGGTCAACGACCAGCCGGGCGGCCTGAACGCCATCCTGAGCATGCTTCAAGAGGCGGGCATCAACGTGGAGTACATGTACGCCTTCGTCCAGCAGTCCGGCGACTCGGCCATTCTCATCTTCCGCTTCGACCGCACGGACCAGGGCATCGAGCTGCTTCGCAAGAACAACATCAACATCATCCCCGGCGACAAGCTCTACACCATGTAG